Genomic segment of Xanthomonas sp. DAR 35659:
GATCGCCAACTGCTCGCCGGGCGGCGGCTGCAACAGCGCCGCATCGTCGCCGATCCCCAGCGGCACGTCGTCGCGCGCCCCGATGCGGGCGCGCAGGCGATCGATCAGATCGAATTCAGGCATTGGGGCTGGGAATCGGGAATGGGGAGTGGGGAATGGTGAGAAGCAGCCGCAACAGCCGCGGCGCCGGGAATTTGCACGGGACGTCCTTCGCTTTTGCCATTCCCCATTCCCGCCTCCCCATTCCCAGCTCTCAGCCCCCCGACTCCACCGCCCGCCAGGCCACCGCGGCGCGGTCGAGGACGCCGTTGACGTAGGTGTGGCCGTGTTCGGAGCCGAAGCGCTTGGCGGTCTCGATCGCTTCGTTGATCACCACGCGGTACGGCACGTCCATGCGATGCAGCAGTTCGTAGGCGGCCAGGCGCAGCACCGCGCGCTCGATCGCGTCCACTTCCTCGACCGTGCGGTCCAGGTAGCCGACCAGCGCCGCATCCAGTTCGGCGCGGTGCTTGAGCACGCCTTCCACCAGGTTCTCGAAATACACCAGGTCGGCGATCTCGTGCGCCTGTTCGTGCGCGAACTGCGCGATCACGTGCTGGGCGGTGCCGCCGGCGATCTGCCAGGCGTAGATCGCCTGCAGCGCGCGCCGGCGCGCGCGCGAGCGCAGCACCGGATCGACGCCATCGCGGCGGACGTGCTTGTGGCCGACGGGCTTGTTCACGGCAACAACTCCAGAAGATTGACCATTTCCAACGCGGTCAGCGCCGCTTCCTCCCCCTTGTTGCCATGGCTGCCGCCGGCGCGCGCCTCGGCATCCTCGACCTGCTCCACCGCCAGCACGCCGTTGAGCACCGGCACGCGGAAATCCAGCGACACCCGCAGCAGGCCCTCGGCGCAGCCGTCGGCGACGTGTTCGTAATGGCGGGTGTCGCCGCGGATCACGCAGCCCAGCGCGATGATCGCGGCATGCTTGCCGGCCGCGGCCAGGCGCGCGGCGACCAGCGGCAGTTCCCACGCCCCCGGGACGCGGATCACGTCCACCGCGTCATCGGCGATACCGTTGCCGGACAGGCTCTGCCGCGCACCGGCGACCAGCACGTCGGTGATGCGGGCGTTCCAGCGGCTGGCGATGATCGCGAAGCGCGCGGACGGGTGCGGTCGGAGGTCGCCTTCGTAATGGGACATGGCGGTGGCAGGTTCAGGGGGTGGAAGAGTTTAACAGGCAGCGGGGCCGCGCCCCGGAAAGCGGCCCAGGGGATCCGTGCAGAAGACCGAGCCACCGACAATGGCAGGAATCGCGCGGGATCAGCTTCTCCCGATTCCCGACTCCCGATTCCCCATTCCCGGCTCCACATGCTCCACCACCTCCAGCCCGAACCCGGCCAGGCCGATCTGCCGGCGAGGCGTGCCCAGCACGCGCAGCTTGCCCAGGCCCAGGTCGGCCAGGATCTGGCTGCCGGCGCCGTTGCGCCGCCACTGGCCCACGTCCTTGCCGTGCACCGCCTCCGGCTGCGCGCGCAGCCGCGCCAGCAGCGCCTCGCTGTCGCGCGGCGCCGACAGCACCACCATCACCCCGCGCTCGGCGGCGGCGATCGCGCGCAGCGCATCGCTGGCGGCCACGCCGAAATCGTCGCGGCGCCAGTGCAGCAGGTCGGCCAGCGGGTTTTCCACCTGCACCCGCACCAGGGTCGGGGTGGCCGCGTCGGGGGTGCCGCGGACCAGGGCGAAGTGCAGGTCGTGGGCGATGCGGTCGCGGTAGGTAACCAGGGTGAAGCCGCCGAACTCGGTGTCGATGGGCCGTTCGTCGATGCGCTCGACGGTGTGCTCGGTGGCCAGGCGGTAGGCGATCAGGTCGGCGATCGAGCCCATCTTCAGGCCATGGCTGCGGGCGAACTCCTCCAACTGCGGGCGCCGCGCCATGCTGCCGTCGGGGTTGAGCACTTCCACCAGCACGCCGGCCGGCTCCAGCCCGGCCAGCATCGGCAGGTCGCTGGCGGCCTCGGTGTGGCCGGCGCGGGTCAACACCCCGCCCGGCTGGGCGATCAGCGGGAAGATGTGGCCGGGCTGGCTGAGGTCGTGCGGCTTGGCGTCCGGCTTGACCGCGGTGCGCACGGTGTGGGCGCGGTCGTAGGCGGAGATGCCGGTGGTCACGCCCTCGGCGGCCTCGATGCTGACGGTGAAGTTGGTATGGAACTGCGCGGTGTTGCGCTGGACCATCGGCGCCAGGCCCAACTGCGCGCAGCGCTCGCGGGTCAGCGACAGGCACACCAGGCCGCGCGCGTGGGTGACCATGAAGTTGATGTCCGAGGGCTTGACCAGCTCGGCGGCCATGATCAGGTCGCCCTCGTTCTCGCGGTCCTCGTCGTCGACGATGACCACCATGCGGCCGGCGCGGAGTTCTTCCAGCAGCTCGGGGACGGAGGCGAAATTCAGGCTCGGGGTGACGGAAGGCGACATGCGGGGACTCGCGAAAGGCGGAAGATGCCATGCGCGCCGCAGGCCGCGGCGCCGCATGGCGGAAGGAGGGACGCGGCCAGGCTCAGGCCTGGCGGCCCTGCAGCAGGCGTTCGACGTAGCGCGCGACCAGGTCGATCTCCAGGTTCACCGCCGCGCCGACGGCGGTGTGCGCGAACGCGGTGTGCGCCACGGTGTGCGGGATCAGCGCGACCTCGAAGCCTTCCGCGTCGACTTCGTTGACGGTAAGGCTCACCCCGTCCACGCAGATCGAACCCTTCTTGGCGATGTAGCGCAGCAACGCCGGCGGCGCGGCGAAGCGCCAGCGCTGCGCGCGCGCGTCGTCGTGGATCGACAGCACCGTGCCGAGCCCATCGACATGGCCGCTGACCAGGTGTCCGCCGAGCCGGTCGGTCGGGCGCATCGCCCGCTCCAGGTTCAGCGCCGCGCCTTCGGCGAGGGCGCCGAGCGTGGTCAGGGCCAGGGTTTCGGTGGAAGCGTCGGCCTGGAACGCCGCCGCGTCGAAGGCGATCACGGTCAGGCACACGCCGTTGACCGCGATGCTCTCGCCGAGCTGCACGTCGGCGAACGGCAGGCTGCCGGTGGCGAAGGTGAAGCGGACATCGCCGCCCTGCGGTTGGCGAGCGGCAAGGCGGCCGACGCCTTCGATGATTCCGGTGAACATGGCTACGTTTCTCGCAATGGGGTGAGCGAAAAACGCCACAAGGCAAACAGGCGCGCGCACAGCCGCGAGGCTGCGCGAAGGCCGTCTTCTTTCATCCGGACTATACCGTCGGCTCCGGCATCGCACCGGATCTGCTGACCTTCCCGATTCGGCGCGTCGCGCCTGCGCCGGGAAGCGCTCGCGGGCTCGTGCGCGAACGCACCTACCGCCGGTGGGGAATCGCACCCCGCCCTGAAGACGTTTGTGGTCGCCGGCGAACCGGCCCGCGCATTCTAGCAGGGCGGGCCTGCCCCCAGCCGGCGCCGACGGCGCACGGGTGGGACATAGCGTCGCGGCGAACACGGCAACCTTGCGTGCGGCGACGTGCGGACGCGGCGCGGCGCGCGCACCGGCCGGCTGCATGAAGGTTCGCAAGGGTCGGCAGGCCGATGCCGGCCGTCCTCGCACGGAGTGGGCGGATCAGGCGGCGCCCTCCCCCGTCGATCGGTGTCACTGGATCGGCATGCGCTGCGTGCCGCATGGTCCAAACGCGCTGCGTATGCAATACCGTCGCGCCTCGCGCACGCGGCAAGCGCGCCGCGCGGGGCTTACGCGGCGTCCTCCGCCGTCGGTTGCAGCAGCAGGC
This window contains:
- the nusB gene encoding transcription antitermination factor NusB; translated protein: MNKPVGHKHVRRDGVDPVLRSRARRRALQAIYAWQIAGGTAQHVIAQFAHEQAHEIADLVYFENLVEGVLKHRAELDAALVGYLDRTVEEVDAIERAVLRLAAYELLHRMDVPYRVVINEAIETAKRFGSEHGHTYVNGVLDRAAVAWRAVESGG
- the ribH gene encoding 6,7-dimethyl-8-ribityllumazine synthase, which produces MSHYEGDLRPHPSARFAIIASRWNARITDVLVAGARQSLSGNGIADDAVDVIRVPGAWELPLVAARLAAAGKHAAIIALGCVIRGDTRHYEHVADGCAEGLLRVSLDFRVPVLNGVLAVEQVEDAEARAGGSHGNKGEEAALTALEMVNLLELLP
- the ribB gene encoding 3,4-dihydroxy-2-butanone-4-phosphate synthase gives rise to the protein MNFASVPELLEELRAGRMVVIVDDEDRENEGDLIMAAELVKPSDINFMVTHARGLVCLSLTRERCAQLGLAPMVQRNTAQFHTNFTVSIEAAEGVTTGISAYDRAHTVRTAVKPDAKPHDLSQPGHIFPLIAQPGGVLTRAGHTEAASDLPMLAGLEPAGVLVEVLNPDGSMARRPQLEEFARSHGLKMGSIADLIAYRLATEHTVERIDERPIDTEFGGFTLVTYRDRIAHDLHFALVRGTPDAATPTLVRVQVENPLADLLHWRRDDFGVAASDALRAIAAAERGVMVVLSAPRDSEALLARLRAQPEAVHGKDVGQWRRNGAGSQILADLGLGKLRVLGTPRRQIGLAGFGLEVVEHVEPGMGNRESGIGRS
- a CDS encoding riboflavin synthase encodes the protein MFTGIIEGVGRLAARQPQGGDVRFTFATGSLPFADVQLGESIAVNGVCLTVIAFDAAAFQADASTETLALTTLGALAEGAALNLERAMRPTDRLGGHLVSGHVDGLGTVLSIHDDARAQRWRFAAPPALLRYIAKKGSICVDGVSLTVNEVDAEGFEVALIPHTVAHTAFAHTAVGAAVNLEIDLVARYVERLLQGRQA